AACTGGTGGCGGACCTTCTGAGCCCGTTCTGATTCGCGGGGACGGACTCGTGTTGAGCGGCCGTCGTCGCAGCATCTACGCGGAACAGCTTCGCAAGCACCCGCCATCGCTCATGGAGAGTTTCGATCTTCCCGCCATGAATCCGAATTGCCTGCAAAGAACCGATTCTCTGGTCCCCACCCAAGCACTCCATCTGTGGAACGATGCCGCGATTCGACGCCTGGCCACACAGTTTGCAGATCGCGTCTGGCGGAACGTGTATGACCGGAATCCGAATGCCTCGGACGCCGATCAAATCGTGGAAGTCTATCGCATCGCGTTAACTCGGACGCCTCGCCCTGACGAACTTGCGGCGTGCGAACTGGCACTCGCGCAGCTTCGCGACAACTGGCGATCATCGGCGACGTCAGACAAAATCTCCAATCGTGATGAGGCATCCCGCCGCGCCCTGGCGACCCTGTGTCATACGATTTTGAACTCCGCCGATTTCCTTTACCTCGACTGAGGCCCTCAATGGAACGCGACTTGGGAATCTTTGAATCGGGTCATTGTCCTGTTTCACGGCGCGACTTCTTTTCACACGTCCGGACAGGTGTTTGCGGTGCGGCGTTGCTACACCTCCTGCAACAGGACCTGCGTTCAGACGACTCCTCGGAAGTCGCGGACCTGCGGCCTCGTCGACCGCCGTTGCCCGCACGTGCGAAATCGGTCATTCATCTCTTTATGAATGGCGGGCCGAGTCAGATGGATCTGTTTGACCCAAAGCCTGAGCTGGATCGACATCACGGTGAATCGTATTTCGACAAGATTGCAGGGGAAGTCGAAAATGTGAAGGATGCCGGCGCGCTGATGCGCAGCCCGTTCAAGTTTGCTCAACATGGCGGATCTGGAATGTGGGTCTCGGACGCACTTCCTCATATCGCCCGACACGTCGACGAACTGACCTTGGTTCGTTCGATGTATACAACCAATATCACGCATGAGCCAGCTCTGTACCTGATTCAAACGAACCGCATGGTCTCGGGCTATCCCACGCTCGGCTCCTGGATTACATATGGGCTCGGAAGTGAATCGCAGAATCTGCCCGCGTATGTGGTGCTCGACGATCCGCTGGGATTGCCGATCAATGGAACTGAGAACTGGCACTCGGGATTCTTGCCGCCCATTTATCAGGGAACACGCTTTCGCTCGACCGGCTCGCCCGTGCTCAATCTTCGCCCGGAACAGGAAGAACCGCGGGCCGTGGTAGACATGCAGCGTGATTTGCTGCGGCGGCTCGATCGAATGCACCTCAGTCGTCGCCCCGATCAGCCCAAACTTCAGGCACGAATCAGTACGTACGAGCTCGCCGCGCGAATGCAGCTTTCAGCAAGTGAAGCGTTGGATTTATCCGCCGAAACGGCAGCGACTCAATCGCTGTACGGGATCGGACAGCCGACAACCGACTCCTACGGCCGCCGCTGCCTGATCGCCCGACGCTTGGTTGAACGCGGAGTGCGGTTCGTCCAATTGTTTATCAATGCCCAGATCTGGGACAATCACACCGGATTGGCAACCGATATGAAGGCGGCCTGCGATCGAACCGATCTTCCCATTGCAGGCTTGTTGCAGGATCTTAAACAACGCGGCTTGCTCGAGGACACACTTGTGATCTGGGGCGGTGAGTTCGGACGTCTTCCGATCGCCCAATTGTCGGCCGATAAAGACGAGCGAAAATCAGGCCGTGACCACAATAAAAACGCGGGTTGCCTGTGGATGGCGGGCGGCGGCGTGCGAAAAGGTTTCACGT
This genomic interval from Schlesneria paludicola DSM 18645 contains the following:
- a CDS encoding DUF1501 domain-containing protein, producing the protein MERDLGIFESGHCPVSRRDFFSHVRTGVCGAALLHLLQQDLRSDDSSEVADLRPRRPPLPARAKSVIHLFMNGGPSQMDLFDPKPELDRHHGESYFDKIAGEVENVKDAGALMRSPFKFAQHGGSGMWVSDALPHIARHVDELTLVRSMYTTNITHEPALYLIQTNRMVSGYPTLGSWITYGLGSESQNLPAYVVLDDPLGLPINGTENWHSGFLPPIYQGTRFRSTGSPVLNLRPEQEEPRAVVDMQRDLLRRLDRMHLSRRPDQPKLQARISTYELAARMQLSASEALDLSAETAATQSLYGIGQPTTDSYGRRCLIARRLVERGVRFVQLFINAQIWDNHTGLATDMKAACDRTDLPIAGLLQDLKQRGLLEDTLVIWGGEFGRLPIAQLSADKDERKSGRDHNKNAGCLWMAGGGVRKGFTYGVTDELGFAAVEDRVSVPDWHATILHLLGLNHDELSVDQHGLREKLTGVLPAKVIHDLIEPHS